In a genomic window of Leptidea sinapis chromosome 14, ilLepSina1.1, whole genome shotgun sequence:
- the LOC126967965 gene encoding O-acyltransferase like protein-like isoform X3: MFPVLAFVVLMEATLFNHISDGPFWERVAKNSENCKRQWWLALLHFQNYGNLDNMCIAVSWYLSIDVQLHLLSPLVLFWVLNGKRLLGWGALIIATLLTMTAATIYNFEQNFSSTMLSQRNLNDHLLNYMEYYYVNTLTRASPFLVGMIYGYMLHLLRNKKLNISQITNLILWILALALMLLIIYIPHPTMQEDWEYQNLDNIINSFMRPAWAIALGWLITACAHGYGGPINTFLSLNFWKIPARVSYALYLIHYSLMAIINSSKVAPTYFSVGNIVFHFCAYLFISLLIAILITVLIDFPIANLLKLILSKGIRKTENNK; this comes from the exons ATGTTTCCAGTGTTGGCTTTTGTTGTGTTAATGGAGGCAACACTTTTTAACCATATTTCTGATGGTCCTTTTTGGGAGAGAGTTGCTAAAAATAGCGAGAATTGTAAGCGACAATGGTGGTTAGCTCTGTTGCATTTCCAAAATTATGGAAACTTAGATAATATG TGTATTGCTGTTTCTTGGTATCTAAGCATCGATGTACAGCTTCATTTACTATCGCCATTGGTACTCTTTTGGGTGCTAAATGGAAAACGACTATTGGGATGGGGTGCCTTGATAATTGCAACACTTCTAACAATGACTGCAGCAACAATTTATAACTTTGAACAAAATTTCAGCTCTACAATGCTGAGCCAAAG AAATCTGAATGACCATTTGCTGAACTATATGGAATACTATTATGTGAATACTTTGACTCGAGCTTCGCCATTTTTGGTCGGAATGATTTATGGATATATGCTTCATTTGCTAAGAAATAAAAAGCTTAACATATCCCAG atCACTAATTTGATTTTATGGATATTAGCTTTAGCGCTCATGCTTCTGATAATATACATTCCACATCCAACTATGCAAGAGGACTGGGAATATCAAAACTTGGATAACATTATAAACTCCTTTATGAGACCAGCCTGGGCGATAGCATTAGGTTGGCTTATTACTGCATGTGCTCATGGATATGGTG GTCCAATAAACACCTTTCTTTCACTGAACTTCTGGAAAATCCCCGCACGGGTGTCTTACGCGCTGTATTTGATTCATTATTCTCTTATGGCTATAATAAATTCAAGCAAAGTAGCTCCTACATATTTTTCAGTTGGAAATATT GTTTTTCACTTCTGTGCGTATTTATTCATATCTCTCCTGATTGCAATCCTAATTACAGTGCTTATCGATTTTCCAATTGCTAATTTATTGAAACTCATCTTATCAAAAG GTATAAGgaaaactgaaaataataaataa